A segment of the Bacillus sp. es.034 genome:
TGGGGTAGGTACAGCCAAGGATGCGAGCCAAGGGATTTATTGGACACAAATGTTTATTGCGAAGTAAAGAGTAAGATCGGCCAATGCGGCTGGTCTTCTTTTCTTTCTTTCTTACGGAATTCTACAGGTTCACCTTCATAAACTTACAAACGTCAGTAAAGCCCAATTTTTCATACAATTTAATTGCCTGTTCATTAAACACGTACACATTCAACCTTACTTTATCGTAGTCTCGATCCTTCAACTCTAAAAGGGCTTGTATTAACAACTTAGTTGC
Coding sequences within it:
- a CDS encoding GNAT family N-acetyltransferase, which translates into the protein MDRITTKEIGWINDVYVKKSFRGREYATKLLIQALLELKDRDYDKVRLNVYVFNEQAIKLYEKLGFTDVCKFMKVNL